In Thermodesulfobacteriota bacterium, the DNA window TCCGCCCGCCCTCGGCGAGCCGGCCGAGGAGTGTTATGGTATGCGCGAGGAAGCCCCCGATAAGGAGGTCCCGGGCGACGCGGGCGAACTTGTCCCCGTGCGATACCAGATAGCCGGTATACACGAGCGTGGCCGCCAGGTAGAGGGCCGCGGTTATGTGAAAAAATACGTAGCTCATTTAAACCACTGCCCACCTTTGTCGGGTGGGCCGGGCGGGCCGGGCGGGTTTATCCGGACGGGACGGCTAAAGTTTTACCTTTAGCTTCGAGAGCGTGTAGCCCTCCCCCTCCTCACCGACAGTTTTTTTCAGAAACCGGTTGATCGCCGCCCTATCCCCCTTCTTTATCCACTCAAGGAGGGGGGAGTTGAGGAGCGCCTCGTAAATCCTATCCTTTTTATCATTTTTGGCGTTCTCTTTCAATAGCTTCCGCCTCACCGCGCCCATGAGCTCCACGAACACCGCCATCTCCGGCGGTATGCTCCGCTCGAGCGTTTTACGGAGCGCCTTGGCCAGGTACGGGCTCTTCCCCGAGGTTGAGATCGCCACGAGCAGGCTCCCCCTTTCGACCACCGAGGGCACGATGAAGTTGCAGAGTTCGGGCCGGTCCACCACGTTTAAGAGCGTCCCGGCCTTCCGGGCCTCTTTCGAGACCGCCTTGTTTATCTCTTCGGAGTCCGTGGCGCTTACCACGAGGAATGCGCCTTCGATGTCGCCGACGCAATAGCGCCTGGCGGTGTGGCGGATTTTTCCCGTCTTCACAAGGCTCTTAAGCTTTTTTGTAAGCTGTGGGCTTATAACCGCCACCCGCGCCCCGGAGAAGAGGAGGGATAAGACCTTCCTCTCGGCCACCGCGCCGCCGCCTACGACTAGGCACGTCTTCTTCTCTATGTCCAGGAATATGGGGTAGTAGGGCATCTTCACAGCCTTTTATTTTTGATGCGTTGGCGTACTATTTATAGTATAATGCAAGGATGTCAAAGAAGCCATTAATCGAGACCAACCCTTACCTGAAAGACGCCGCTGAACGGGATGAATCGCTCTGCACGTCGGTTTCCAGTTCCACGGCTATTGAAGGGGTAAGCGTATCCCTCAAGATACCCAGTGCGTCTAAAGAAACTAAATCCCCCGCTTCCCGCGAACCCGGAGCGTCCGGGAAATCACGGCGCTGAAGACCTTCTCCATAGGTTCGTAATCCTTATCCAGCCCCGCCTGTACCGCCGAGAAGTACTTCTGTCTGGTCTTTCCTTTAATGCCGCCAAAGTCCAATGGGGGTAATTCCGCCTGCATGGCCATTACGGTCGCTATCAGGCGCGCGATCCTGCCGTTCCCTTCACGGAAGGGGTGAATTAACACCAACTCGGCATGCACTATGGCGATGGCCTTTACAATCTCGTTCCTTGAGGCAGAGCGGCACGGCGTATACTTACGAAGCGGACCTTTTTCGAGCCTAACCATAGTTTGTGAACCTTACATATATCCGCAGAGGTGAACCGACGGTTCCTGTCGTAGGTACGAATTGCTTCCCCCGTGGTCCGGAGTAGTTCCTCAGCCTCGATCCGGTCCATCTCCCGCTTGCGCTTGACCCCGAGCAGGTTTTTGTGTACCCTTCCGCGAGAACCCGGCTCGAACTGCTCCTCGATCAACCCGGACACGTCATATCGGCCACCCTTTTTCATCGTCGCAAGTCAATATCCCACCATCCGCCCGGGCCTACGACCAGGCACGTCTTCTTCTCTATGTCCAGGAATACAGGGTAGTAGGGCATGGGGGATCCTGTTTATAGTGTCGGGTCAGGTTTCCCAACCATACCACCCTCTCCAACCTATTGTCAATAAAGTGCTTTTTCGTAATTCCCCCTTAAACCGCCCCTCCATTTTCCTACGGATTGTGCTAAAGTTGTGGTATAAGAGAGTCCGAAGCGATTTTGGCCATAAGCCATAAGTGGCGTAAAAGTAAAGGGTTTCTACCTATGCTGCTCTATAGACTTATCCCGATAGCCCTCGCGGGCTTTTTGATTGTTCCCCTTTTCCCCCTTTCAAGCGTCCGGGCCGAGCCGGTCGACGCCACGGAGGTCATCCGCCGTCTGGACCTGCTTCTCCGCGGGGATACGTCCACCGGGCTCTACGAGATGACGATAACGGACCCGAAGTGGGAGAGGACGCTCAGGATGCGGGTCTGGGAGAAGAGGCGCGAGAAGAAGACTTTTATCCGCATCCTCTCCCCGCAGAAGGAAAAGGGCGTGGGCACCTTGAAACTCGAGACCGAGATGTGGAACTACCTGCCGC includes these proteins:
- a CDS encoding bifunctional precorrin-2 dehydrogenase/sirohydrochlorin ferrochelatase, translating into MPYYPIFLDIEKKTCLVVGGGAVAERKVLSLLFSGARVAVISPQLTKKLKSLVKTGKIRHTARRYCVGDIEGAFLVVSATDSEEINKAVSKEARKAGTLLNVVDRPELCNFIVPSVVERGSLLVAISTSGKSPYLAKALRKTLERSIPPEMAVFVELMGAVRRKLLKENAKNDKKDRIYEALLNSPLLEWIKKGDRAAINRFLKKTVGEEGEGYTLSKLKVKL
- a CDS encoding Fic family protein produces the protein MVRLEKGPLRKYTPCRSASRNEIVKAIAIVHAELVLIHPFREGNGRIARLIATVMAMQAELPPLDFGGIKGKTRQKYFSAVQAGLDKDYEPMEKVFSAVISRTLRVRGKRGI